From the genome of Cydia strobilella chromosome 21, ilCydStro3.1, whole genome shotgun sequence, one region includes:
- the LOC134750848 gene encoding LOW QUALITY PROTEIN: peroxisome biogenesis factor 10-like (The sequence of the model RefSeq protein was modified relative to this genomic sequence to represent the inferred CDS: substituted 3 bases at 3 genomic stop codons) encodes MALPAAQRAEVLRAWQKDDHYEKQLAGSMARLMPSNHASKAVPISSLLYKSFTTLNDLQTLGEEYSGIVQVDETYHKLPTFGNRLLSILLSAFGENLTRKVLRYAXTAVEQNATLKPAVQNSFVVLFKAVANMLPQFESIHRALXYISGGPIQLGKTASGIDXVQVRPAAAAYYAHLRLLGMVTLLHAFVSCGQSIYQAKRHMDQMRAFPNEVDSNKSCVACLEEIVQPCVLPCGHIFCMECSYGAVETCALCRTPFLKNSVVPLMNYSP; translated from the coding sequence ATGGCTTTGCCGGCTGCCCAACGAGCGGAGGTTCTGAGAGCGTGGCAGAAAGACGACCACTATGAGAAACAACTTGCGGGATCTATGGCTAGGCTTATGCCTTCAAATCATGCATCTAAAGCCGTTCCCATATCTTCCCTGCTTTATAAATCGTTCACTACGCTAAACGACTTGCAGACTCTCGGCGAAGAATACTCCGGAATCGTTCAAGTGGACGAAACGTACCATAAACTCCCAACATTCGGCAATAGACTTCTCAGCATCTTATTATCAGCCTTTGGTGAAAATTTGACAAGAAAGGTACTTCGTTACGCGTAAACTGCCGTTGAACAAAATGCTACGTTAAAGCCTGCGGTCCAAAACTCGTTCGTAGTGTTGTTTAAGGCTGTGGCTAATATGTTGCCGCAGTTTGAAAGCATACACAGAGCTCTTTGATATATTAGCGGTGGGCCTATACAGCTTGGGAAGACCGCTTCAGGGATTGATTAAGTGCAAGTTAGACCAGCCGCTGCAGCATACTATGCTCATTTAAGGTTATTAGGTATGGTAACACTGCTGCATGCTTTCGTTTCTTGTGGTCAGAGCATTTATCAGGCTAAGAGACACATGGACCAAATGAGAGCGTTTCCCAATGAAGTTGATAGTAACAAATCCTGTGTAGCATGCTTGGAAGAGATAGTTCAGCCTTGTGTGCTGCCTTGCGgacatattttttgtatggagtgCAGTTATGGAGCGGTGGAAACATGCGCATTATGCCGCACACCGTTTTTGAAGAATAGTGTTGTGCCTCTTATGAACTATTCTCCATGA
- the LOC134751239 gene encoding uncharacterized protein LOC134751239, protein MDEKLIEAVKNYPCLWDISSKYYKCNETKDAAWGEIVEEIKFRDVVSVQSAKSRWKQLRDSHRDALKRQKTKKSGQSPRKIREWKYQKIMEYLLPYMSNRERDSSLENTILSQKTDDSSSQTSNKSNDDLSLRSEIASQNSNKSNDDLSLRTKIASTSDVSSSSKKKKEDDLSCILNRHLENQENFRKERQELKEFLKPTDHDDIDLFFLSMAKTYKKLPDYLQVPLKRKLFNIISETEESYVMSWYNPNGGYNGGYSTCSGSDTNNMIGRMETPSLQLESELTNNVVGQMETPSESEATSMLPKPTPLGSEKNHFP, encoded by the exons ATGGACGAGAAATTAATTGAAGCGGTTAAAAATTATCCATGTTTATGGgacatttcttcaaaatattacaaatgtaACGAAACAAAGGATGCTGCATGGGGTGAAATTGTGGAAGAAATAAAGTTTAGAGACG TTGTTTCAGTTCAAAGCGCAAAATCTCGTTGGAAACAGCTACGGGACAGCCATCGCGACGCCCTTAAGAggcagaaaacaaaaaaaagcggACAGTCTCCACGAAAAATACGTGAATGGAAGTATCAAAAGATCATGGAATACCTTTTGCCGTACATGTCAAATAGAGAGAGGGACTCAAGTTTGGAGAATACTATTCTATCACAAAAAACAGATGATTCAAGTTCTCAAACTTCCAATAAAAGCAACGATGATTTAAGTCTGCGAAGTGAAATAGCGTCTCAAAATTCCAATAAAAGCAACGATGATTTAAGTCTGCGAACTAAAATAGCGTCAACGTCCGATGTTTCATCCTCATCAAAGAAGAAAAAAGAAGATGATTTATCATGCATATTGAATAGACATCTAGAAAATCAGGAAAATTTTCGAAAAGAAAGACAAGAATTAAAAGAATTCTTAAAACCAACGGATCACGATGATATTGATTTGTTCTTTCTTTCAATggcaaaaacatataaaaaactaCCTGATTATCTACAAGTTCCTTTAAAAAGgaaactttttaatattatatccgAAACTGAGGAATCTTACGTAATGTCATGGTATAATCCAAATGGTGGTTATAATGGTGGTTATTCTACTTGCTCTGGTAGCGATACAAATAACATGATAGGCCGGATGGAAACACCGTCGTTACAACTGGAATCTGAATTGACTAATAACGTGGTAGGCCAGATGGAAACACCGTCGGAATCTGAAGCTACTAGCATGCTGCCAAAACCAACACCACTGGGATCAGAAAAAAACCATTTCCCGTGA